Proteins encoded together in one Acholeplasma hippikon window:
- a CDS encoding metallophosphoesterase — protein MKKYFVFSDIHGNFKVLVDALEKKGFEVDNPNHHLISLGDHFDRGVENLSVLGFLKYFDRVGRLMMILGNHDEFLLKFLKGEDDGVFNVKYNGMGNTLIELSDKEANSMPKIRQSILGKYPFILDLLSKMKDKIELNDKVFIHAGYTFSEEKGWYIYNFSKTPLFIENYPYDGKVYIFGHHHVQPLNKYYLHKESDEPFRYKHFIGIDANTVITKKVNILIFDEFGNEIT, from the coding sequence ATGAAAAAGTATTTTGTGTTCTCTGATATCCATGGAAACTTTAAAGTATTAGTCGATGCATTAGAAAAGAAAGGCTTTGAAGTTGATAATCCTAATCACCATTTAATTTCTTTAGGTGATCATTTTGATCGTGGCGTTGAGAATTTGTCAGTTTTAGGGTTCTTAAAATATTTTGATAGAGTTGGTCGCTTAATGATGATTCTAGGTAACCATGATGAGTTTCTACTCAAATTTCTAAAAGGTGAAGATGATGGTGTTTTTAATGTCAAATATAATGGTATGGGAAACACACTAATTGAATTATCTGACAAAGAAGCTAACTCTATGCCAAAGATTAGACAATCTATTTTAGGTAAGTACCCATTTATCTTAGATTTATTATCAAAAATGAAAGATAAAATAGAACTTAATGATAAAGTATTTATACATGCAGGATATACCTTTAGCGAAGAAAAAGGATGGTATATCTATAACTTTTCTAAAACCCCATTATTTATCGAAAATTACCCGTATGATGGTAAGGTCTATATCTTTGGTCATCATCATGTGCAACCATTAAATAAATACTATTTACATAAAGAATCAGATGAACCATTTAGATACAAACATTTTATAGGGATTGATGCCAATACCGTTATTACAAAAAAGGTTAATATTTTAATATTCGATGAGTTTGGAAATGAAATAACATAA
- a CDS encoding ECF transporter S component, whose product MSQNQLALKKMIYLVTLTAISIVLGLFEIPLGLPWLKIDLSEIVILLSVIIIGPKETFVVILFRGFFRQFLQGEILILDQVFGELVAVVASSTLVLSYLAIGKLTGRLHKPMLEECIVDNTRMKFKEYLLFIVGMTLALSTVMILLNIFFITPIYISIYMYYYPGAAASTLSQFHFSIFTLIKDPGMSNVFGADLSNMSAYLAYIIGNYALLNVAKGILTSVIFLPAKERIEKMKII is encoded by the coding sequence ATGAGTCAAAATCAACTTGCTTTAAAGAAAATGATCTATTTAGTTACACTAACAGCCATTTCAATCGTTCTAGGGTTATTTGAAATACCTCTAGGATTGCCATGGTTGAAAATAGATCTATCAGAGATAGTTATCTTACTATCCGTCATTATTATTGGTCCAAAAGAAACGTTTGTTGTTATTTTATTTAGAGGTTTCTTTAGACAGTTTTTACAAGGAGAAATATTAATTCTAGACCAAGTATTTGGGGAGTTAGTTGCAGTCGTAGCGAGTTCTACGTTAGTGTTAAGTTATCTTGCTATTGGGAAATTAACTGGTAGACTTCATAAACCAATGTTGGAAGAATGTATTGTAGACAATACAAGAATGAAATTCAAAGAATATTTATTATTCATTGTTGGAATGACATTAGCTCTTTCAACAGTTATGATTCTATTAAATATCTTCTTTATCACACCGATATATATAAGTATATATATGTATTATTATCCTGGTGCTGCAGCATCTACATTAAGTCAGTTCCATTTCTCAATATTTACATTAATTAAAGATCCAGGTATGTCAAACGTATTTGGCGCAGACTTATCAAATATGAGTGCATATTTAGCTTATATTATTGGTAATTATGCATTATTAAATGTTGCAAAAGGTATCTTAACTTCAGTTATCTTCCTTCCTGCTAAGGAAAGAATTGAAAAAATGAAGATTATTTAA
- the gcvT gene encoding glycine cleavage system aminomethyltransferase GcvT, which produces MTELKKTILFENHQKLGANMVEFGGFSMPLYYTTIALEHQAVRNEVGMFDVSHMGEIVVKGPDALAFVNYVLSSKVEFSNKMQYGILLNDKGGAVDDLMAYVFHPDHVLLVVNASNKDKDFKYLESFIDNFNVELFDETDACGEIALQGPKSFEVLSSIFRNLPQESMKFDLYSYEGHTVLISRSGYTGEDGFEIYADLETTIKLWDKLYKSGVTPCGLGCRDTLRFEAAMPLYGHELAEDINPIEAGLTFALDLSKENFIGKDALVKYKENPKRKIVGIELLERNVARQGYEVYHNDTKIGVITTGYLSPTTQLPIALALIDINYAKIGTELNVLIRNKMIPAKVRDKKFYHKKNKI; this is translated from the coding sequence ATGACAGAACTTAAGAAAACAATATTATTTGAAAATCATCAAAAATTAGGTGCCAACATGGTTGAGTTTGGTGGCTTTAGTATGCCACTATACTACACAACAATCGCCCTTGAACACCAAGCAGTACGTAATGAGGTCGGTATGTTTGATGTTTCACACATGGGTGAAATCGTTGTTAAAGGTCCTGATGCATTAGCTTTTGTAAACTATGTGCTATCCAGCAAAGTTGAGTTTTCAAATAAGATGCAATACGGTATCTTACTTAATGATAAAGGTGGCGCTGTTGATGATTTAATGGCATATGTCTTCCACCCTGATCATGTACTACTTGTTGTAAATGCTTCTAATAAAGATAAAGATTTTAAATACTTAGAAAGTTTTATAGATAATTTCAATGTTGAATTGTTTGATGAAACGGATGCATGCGGAGAGATTGCACTTCAAGGTCCAAAGAGTTTTGAAGTCTTATCTTCTATCTTTAGAAACTTACCACAAGAAAGCATGAAATTTGATTTATATAGTTATGAAGGACATACCGTCTTAATTTCAAGAAGTGGTTATACTGGTGAAGATGGATTTGAAATTTATGCTGACTTAGAAACTACAATTAAACTTTGGGATAAACTATATAAATCAGGCGTAACACCATGTGGTCTCGGTTGTAGAGATACATTACGTTTTGAAGCAGCAATGCCTCTTTATGGACATGAACTTGCAGAAGACATTAACCCGATTGAAGCAGGCTTAACATTTGCATTAGATCTATCAAAAGAAAACTTTATCGGTAAAGATGCATTAGTAAAATATAAAGAAAATCCAAAACGTAAAATTGTTGGTATTGAACTTTTAGAACGAAATGTAGCACGTCAAGGATACGAAGTTTACCACAATGACACTAAAATCGGTGTCATAACCACAGGTTATTTATCACCAACGACACAATTACCAATTGCCTTAGCACTAATCGATATAAACTATGCTAAAATTGGAACTGAGTTAAATGTTTTAATTCGTAATAAAATGATCCCTGCTAAAGTTAGGGATAAAAAGTTCTATCATAAGAAAAACAAAATTTAA
- the rnr gene encoding ribonuclease R: MNKDFMIWYYSQKTPFVTYEQVYETYKEETNSIYDSLKPYFDVTKEKNIKLNNNYAIGHVQVKKSIAFLLMLDEKDLKIDLFDLKGAMENDLVLVNRSSIDPYVIEVLKYNLTMVIAEVRKKEKLIRFDATNAKDKLIIVDNIPDFIVDGHVVTLDVKKITQTKIYADFKEVIGHKNDPDMEIVKIIYEYGWPLKFSKEILKEVSEIKVDEVYERKTRTDLSNKLIVTIDGEDAKDLDDAISLEKLDNGNYLLGVHIADVSYFVREETKLNEEAYLRSTSVYLADRVIPMIPHAISNDLCSLNPHEAKYTLTCEMELDDAFDVISHKIFASIIESKQRLTYTAVNKLLKENVSVGNKEIDDMLIKMNEISKILKIKRSKRGAIDFDSIELKFKLDHEGKVLEVIERKTDDAEMLIESFMILANETVAKHFYDEGLSGIYRVHEKPDAEKLETALLTLRKLGFYADKNQKSTAKILQKLTKESTDTKYGYIIHMILLRSMQKAKYSEKPIGHFGLGSEFYSHFTSPIRRYPDLLLHRMIRELMLTNQDEKTLNKKINYFKNHMNEYAEHTSKQERTAINMERDVVSLKSAEYMSNFIGKTFEALIIQMMPSGFFVKIPNGIEGFVSVRNVNQYLIYDEENLLFYTDRGRRYRLGDTIKVKLIAVDTEDSKIDFTIFSNKDEKAKDSKKKETKHKSQKNKTNKRRR; encoded by the coding sequence ATGAATAAAGATTTTATGATTTGGTATTATAGCCAAAAAACACCTTTTGTAACATACGAACAAGTATATGAAACTTATAAAGAAGAAACAAATTCAATATACGATTCACTTAAACCATATTTTGATGTAACAAAAGAAAAAAATATAAAATTAAATAATAATTATGCAATTGGCCATGTTCAAGTTAAAAAAAGCATTGCCTTTTTATTGATGTTAGATGAAAAGGATTTAAAAATAGATTTATTTGATCTAAAAGGAGCAATGGAAAATGACCTTGTGTTAGTTAATAGAAGTTCAATTGATCCATATGTCATTGAAGTCTTAAAATACAATCTAACCATGGTAATTGCTGAGGTTAGAAAAAAAGAAAAATTAATTCGTTTTGATGCGACAAACGCTAAAGACAAATTAATTATCGTTGATAATATTCCGGACTTTATTGTAGATGGACATGTTGTCACATTAGATGTAAAAAAAATTACCCAAACTAAAATTTATGCTGATTTTAAAGAAGTCATTGGTCATAAGAATGACCCTGATATGGAAATCGTTAAAATTATTTATGAATACGGTTGGCCACTTAAATTCAGTAAAGAAATCTTAAAAGAAGTTTCTGAAATCAAAGTTGATGAAGTTTATGAAAGAAAAACAAGAACAGATCTTAGTAATAAACTCATCGTCACAATTGATGGGGAAGATGCTAAAGACTTAGACGATGCCATCAGTTTAGAAAAATTAGATAATGGAAATTATTTATTAGGCGTTCATATTGCAGATGTAAGTTACTTTGTAAGAGAAGAAACGAAATTAAATGAGGAAGCTTATTTAAGAAGTACATCAGTTTATTTAGCTGATCGTGTAATTCCTATGATTCCACATGCAATTAGCAATGATTTATGTAGTTTAAATCCTCATGAAGCAAAATATACATTAACTTGTGAAATGGAATTAGATGATGCTTTTGATGTTATAAGTCATAAAATTTTTGCATCAATTATTGAATCTAAACAACGTTTAACTTACACAGCCGTTAATAAACTCTTAAAAGAAAATGTAAGTGTTGGAAACAAAGAAATTGATGATATGCTCATTAAGATGAATGAGATATCGAAAATTCTAAAAATAAAACGTTCTAAACGTGGAGCGATTGATTTTGATTCGATAGAACTTAAGTTTAAACTTGACCATGAAGGTAAAGTATTAGAAGTTATTGAAAGAAAAACTGATGATGCTGAAATGCTGATTGAATCATTTATGATTCTAGCAAATGAAACAGTTGCAAAACACTTTTATGATGAAGGTTTATCAGGTATTTATAGAGTCCATGAAAAACCAGATGCTGAAAAGTTAGAAACGGCTTTATTAACTCTTCGCAAACTTGGTTTTTATGCAGATAAAAACCAAAAATCTACTGCTAAAATTCTACAAAAACTAACAAAAGAATCAACAGATACTAAATATGGATATATCATTCATATGATCTTACTAAGAAGTATGCAAAAGGCGAAATATTCAGAAAAACCAATTGGACATTTTGGATTAGGTTCTGAATTTTACTCACATTTCACATCACCAATTAGACGATATCCAGATTTACTTTTACACCGAATGATTAGAGAATTAATGTTAACAAATCAGGATGAAAAAACACTAAATAAAAAGATTAATTATTTTAAAAATCATATGAACGAGTACGCCGAACACACTTCAAAACAAGAACGTACGGCAATTAATATGGAACGAGATGTAGTTAGTCTTAAATCTGCTGAATACATGAGTAACTTCATTGGTAAGACCTTTGAAGCATTAATCATTCAAATGATGCCGAGTGGATTCTTTGTAAAAATTCCTAATGGTATTGAAGGGTTTGTGAGTGTTAGAAATGTTAATCAATACTTAATCTATGATGAAGAAAATTTACTTTTCTACACTGACCGTGGTCGACGTTACCGTCTAGGCGATACAATTAAAGTTAAATTAATTGCAGTTGATACAGAAGATAGTAAAATTGATTTTACGATTTTTTCAAATAAAGATGAAAAAGCAAAAGATTCAAAGAAAAAAGAGACAAAACATAAGTCTCAAAAGAATAAGACAAATAAACGTAGAAGATAA
- a CDS encoding HAD family hydrolase, translating to MKKVLFSDYDGTFYRNELELRQNIEHVNKMRENGNLFVITTGRSFQSFKNVQAKNYAPFDYLILCGGALILDKDLNILKKSLMTSFQITSIINELTKFRAFYQDLTFVTLETRELMYESSQEITKITMNCQDREKAYEISEALQNLLIGINVYVIDIGKGYLVEMVDHRINKSKAISHLIEMKNLNEYEVITVGDSANDLEMIRDFNGYIMDNAVSELKTYSNKVVKDIHHLLTTEDLI from the coding sequence ATGAAAAAAGTATTATTTTCAGATTATGATGGTACATTTTATCGTAATGAATTAGAATTACGTCAAAATATTGAACATGTAAATAAAATGAGAGAAAATGGAAATCTATTTGTAATTACAACAGGTAGATCTTTTCAAAGTTTTAAAAATGTTCAAGCCAAAAATTATGCACCATTTGATTATCTTATCCTATGTGGTGGCGCACTAATTTTAGATAAAGATTTAAACATATTAAAAAAATCGTTGATGACAAGTTTTCAAATAACATCCATTATCAATGAATTAACTAAATTTAGAGCGTTTTATCAAGACTTAACATTTGTGACCTTAGAAACTAGAGAATTAATGTATGAGTCAAGTCAAGAAATCACTAAAATTACTATGAATTGTCAAGATAGAGAAAAAGCCTATGAAATTAGTGAAGCACTTCAAAACTTATTAATTGGTATCAATGTTTATGTGATTGATATTGGTAAAGGTTATTTAGTAGAAATGGTTGATCACAGGATTAATAAATCAAAAGCAATCTCTCATTTAATTGAAATGAAAAATCTAAATGAATATGAAGTCATTACTGTTGGAGATTCAGCGAATGATTTAGAAATGATTAGAGATTTTAACGGTTATATTATGGATAATGCAGTTTCTGAATTAAAAACATATTCTAACAAAGTTGTTAAAGATATTCATCATCTTTTAACAACAGAAGACCTAATCTAA
- the gpmI gene encoding 2,3-bisphosphoglycerate-independent phosphoglycerate mutase: MAEKFAALIIMDGLGLAPASSSNSVGLAKKDYLDYLLKEYPNNTLVTSGEAVGLPEGQMGNSEVGHLNLGAGRIVWQSLSRINVAIKDGSFFQNEAFLKAVEHVKKNNSKLHIMGLVSDGGVHAHVSHFKALLDLARQQGVADKTFLHAFTDGRDTPQESGYGYVEDLVNYGYNIATVAGRYYAMDRDNNWDRIQQAFDTMVLGTGEVKASALEGIKDSYAAGVQDEFIKPFVVNKSGLIADNDAVIFANFRPDRAIRMATALSNPEATQTMVTEGKAVLNIEKAPKGILFVSMMHYKETVKGELAFPLQTFENLYGEVIEKHGFSQIRAAETEKYAHVTFFFDGGKEVELPHSKRILVESPKVPTYDLKPEMSAYELTDKVIAELRTGKYQTMVLNFANPDMVGHTGNIEATTKAVEATVECVGKVTDVITKELGGVAIILADHGNAEQMRDAEGKPHTAHTTNPVPVIVTKHGVKVNTGALCDVAPTLLDLLGIEKPAEMTGKSLISKE, encoded by the coding sequence ATGGCAGAAAAATTTGCAGCTTTAATTATTATGGACGGTCTTGGTCTTGCACCTGCTTCTTCTTCAAACTCAGTTGGACTAGCAAAAAAAGACTATCTAGATTACTTATTAAAAGAATATCCTAACAATACACTTGTTACATCTGGTGAAGCAGTTGGTTTACCAGAAGGACAAATGGGTAATAGTGAAGTAGGACATTTAAATTTAGGTGCTGGACGTATCGTTTGGCAATCTTTATCAAGAATCAATGTTGCTATTAAAGATGGTTCATTCTTCCAAAATGAAGCATTCTTAAAAGCTGTTGAACATGTGAAGAAAAACAATTCTAAACTTCATATCATGGGTTTAGTTTCTGATGGTGGTGTTCATGCTCACGTTTCACACTTCAAAGCTTTATTAGACTTAGCAAGACAACAAGGTGTTGCTGATAAAACATTCTTACATGCATTTACTGATGGTAGAGACACTCCTCAAGAATCAGGCTATGGTTATGTAGAAGATTTAGTTAACTACGGATATAATATCGCTACTGTTGCTGGTAGATATTACGCAATGGATAGAGACAATAACTGGGATCGTATCCAACAAGCATTTGACACAATGGTTTTAGGTACTGGTGAAGTGAAAGCTTCAGCATTAGAAGGAATCAAAGATTCATATGCTGCTGGTGTACAAGATGAATTCATCAAACCTTTTGTTGTGAATAAGTCAGGTTTAATCGCTGATAACGATGCAGTTATCTTCGCTAACTTCCGTCCAGATAGAGCAATCCGTATGGCAACTGCATTATCTAACCCAGAAGCTACACAAACAATGGTAACTGAAGGTAAAGCCGTATTAAATATTGAAAAAGCTCCTAAAGGTATCTTATTCGTATCAATGATGCACTATAAAGAAACTGTTAAAGGTGAATTAGCATTCCCTCTACAAACATTTGAAAACCTATATGGCGAAGTCATTGAAAAGCATGGATTCAGTCAAATTCGTGCTGCTGAAACTGAAAAATATGCACACGTTACCTTCTTCTTTGATGGTGGTAAAGAAGTTGAATTACCTCATTCAAAACGTATCTTAGTAGAATCACCTAAAGTTCCTACTTATGATTTAAAACCTGAAATGTCAGCTTATGAATTAACTGATAAAGTCATTGCTGAATTACGCACAGGTAAATACCAAACAATGGTATTAAACTTCGCTAACCCAGACATGGTTGGTCATACAGGAAATATCGAAGCAACAACTAAGGCTGTTGAAGCTACTGTTGAATGTGTTGGTAAAGTAACTGACGTGATCACTAAAGAATTAGGTGGTGTTGCAATCATCTTAGCTGACCATGGTAATGCTGAACAAATGAGAGATGCAGAAGGCAAACCTCATACTGCTCATACGACAAATCCAGTTCCAGTAATTGTTACTAAACATGGCGTTAAAGTAAACACTGGTGCATTATGTGATGTTGCTCCAACATTATTAGATTTATTAGGAATTGAAAAACCAGCTGAAATGACTGGTAAATCATTAATTTCAAAAGAATAA
- a CDS encoding patatin-like phospholipase family protein: MKKAKIGLMLGGGGAKGSYQLGVVKALMEAGILKHVNSISGTSIGAINTLLLMSKLTYKEMADIWADIDNSKVFATKGSLFNKESNRLYSIEPLARTLLQRINMKNVQRSKYNGYATTALMYDKASMFHQISTDSMEKKVWKLNDMEEPYLGVMASASIPVVFGPTKINGLNYVDGGVLDNYPIQPLIDDGCNLIFAVPLDNKFKPELYDNKEVTIVNLTSKNVFENNIIKDLIDTIKFESTYKEKLEDIGYLVGSLMTKKVKEQKIQSKFLWFDRFLINEGFNLIDLNEDDEQAIKDYKLGLNPKLAAPEKNKEEIKQLENKEVLELPMREEE, translated from the coding sequence ATGAAAAAAGCAAAGATTGGGTTAATGCTTGGTGGTGGCGGAGCTAAAGGAAGCTATCAACTAGGTGTCGTTAAAGCACTCATGGAAGCAGGCATTTTAAAACATGTCAACAGTATTTCAGGTACTTCAATTGGCGCAATTAACACTTTGCTATTGATGAGCAAATTAACATATAAGGAAATGGCAGATATTTGGGCGGATATTGATAACTCTAAAGTGTTTGCAACTAAAGGAAGTTTATTTAATAAAGAGAGTAATAGATTATATTCAATAGAACCTTTAGCAAGAACGTTACTCCAAAGAATTAATATGAAGAACGTTCAACGTTCTAAATATAATGGATATGCAACAACTGCATTAATGTATGATAAAGCATCAATGTTCCACCAAATTTCAACTGATTCTATGGAGAAAAAGGTTTGGAAATTAAATGATATGGAAGAGCCTTACTTAGGTGTTATGGCAAGTGCATCAATCCCAGTTGTCTTTGGACCAACAAAGATTAATGGCTTAAATTATGTTGATGGTGGTGTTTTAGATAACTATCCGATTCAACCATTAATTGATGATGGTTGCAACTTAATTTTTGCAGTACCTTTAGATAACAAGTTTAAACCTGAACTTTATGATAATAAAGAAGTTACAATTGTTAACTTAACATCTAAGAATGTATTTGAAAACAACATCATTAAAGATTTAATTGATACGATTAAATTTGAATCGACATACAAAGAAAAATTAGAAGATATAGGATATTTAGTTGGAAGTTTGATGACTAAGAAAGTTAAAGAACAAAAAATTCAATCTAAATTCTTATGGTTTGATCGTTTTTTAATTAATGAAGGCTTTAATTTGATTGACTTAAATGAAGATGATGAACAAGCAATTAAAGATTACAAGTTAGGATTAAATCCAAAATTAGCAGCTCCTGAAAAAAATAAAGAAGAAATAAAACAATTAGAAAATAAAGAAGTATTAGAACTACCAATGAGAGAGGAAGAATAA
- the eno gene encoding phosphopyruvate hydratase has translation MPYITSVYAREVLDSRGNPTVEVEVTTESGAFGRALVPSGASTGEHEAVELRDGDKSRYLGKGVLKAVANVNDIIGPAVLGESVLDQVAIDRKMIALDGTANKGKLGANAILGVSIAVAKAAADLLGVELYQYLGGFNAKQLPVPMMNIVNGGAHSDAPIDFQEFMIYPVGASSFKEAIRWGAEVFHNLKSILKKKGLVTAVGDEGGFAPNLASNEDTIENILAAIKQAGYEPGKDIYIGFDVAASEFYDDEKGKYVFKKSTKEEFTSAELVEYYAGLVAKYPIISIEDGMDENDWAGWKMLTDKLGDKIQLVGDDLFVTNTEYLAKGIATGTANSILIKVNQIGTLTETFDAIEMAKRAGYTAVVSHRSGETEDTTIADIAVATNAGQIKTGSASRTDRVAKYNQLIRIEDQLGDSAVYMGIKSFYNLKK, from the coding sequence ATGCCATATATTACAAGCGTATACGCTAGAGAAGTATTAGATTCACGTGGTAACCCAACTGTTGAAGTTGAAGTAACAACTGAATCAGGTGCATTTGGTAGAGCATTAGTTCCATCAGGAGCATCAACAGGAGAACACGAAGCAGTAGAACTTCGTGATGGTGACAAGAGCCGTTACTTAGGTAAAGGTGTATTAAAAGCAGTTGCTAACGTTAACGATATCATCGGACCAGCTGTTTTAGGAGAATCAGTATTAGATCAAGTTGCAATCGATAGAAAAATGATCGCGCTTGACGGTACAGCTAACAAAGGTAAATTAGGAGCAAACGCAATCTTAGGTGTTTCAATCGCTGTTGCTAAAGCTGCTGCTGATTTATTAGGTGTTGAATTATACCAATACTTAGGTGGATTCAATGCTAAACAATTACCAGTTCCAATGATGAACATTGTAAACGGTGGTGCTCACTCAGACGCTCCAATCGATTTCCAAGAATTCATGATTTATCCAGTAGGAGCATCTTCATTCAAAGAAGCTATCCGTTGGGGAGCTGAAGTATTCCATAACTTAAAATCAATATTAAAGAAAAAAGGATTAGTAACTGCAGTAGGTGATGAAGGTGGATTCGCTCCAAACTTAGCATCTAATGAAGATACAATCGAAAACATCTTAGCTGCTATCAAACAAGCAGGATATGAACCAGGAAAAGATATCTATATCGGATTTGACGTTGCTGCTTCAGAATTCTATGATGATGAAAAAGGTAAATACGTATTCAAGAAATCAACTAAAGAAGAATTCACTTCAGCTGAATTAGTTGAATACTATGCTGGTTTAGTTGCTAAATACCCAATCATTTCAATTGAAGATGGTATGGATGAAAACGACTGGGCTGGATGGAAGATGTTAACTGACAAATTAGGAGATAAGATCCAATTAGTTGGTGACGATTTATTCGTAACAAACACTGAATATCTAGCTAAAGGTATCGCTACAGGTACTGCAAACTCAATCTTAATTAAAGTTAACCAAATCGGTACTTTAACTGAAACTTTTGATGCTATCGAAATGGCTAAACGTGCTGGTTACACAGCTGTAGTTTCACACCGTTCAGGTGAAACAGAAGATACAACAATTGCTGATATCGCTGTTGCTACAAATGCTGGTCAAATCAAGACTGGTTCAGCTTCAAGAACAGATAGAGTTGCTAAATACAACCAATTAATCAGAATTGAAGACCAATTAGGTGATTCAGCTGTTTACATGGGTATTAAATCATTCTACAACTTAAAAAAATAA
- the gcvH gene encoding glycine cleavage system protein GcvH, with amino-acid sequence MNKNDMLYAKSHEWLFVEGNKGKIGISSYAAMHLGDIVFFDLPKAGDEFKKDDTFAAVESVKSASDIYMPVSGKVIAVNEALSTEPQLVNDDPFNNWIVEIELTNPSEVNDLLNVDDYEATL; translated from the coding sequence ATGAATAAAAATGATATGTTATACGCAAAATCTCACGAATGGTTATTCGTTGAAGGAAACAAAGGTAAAATTGGTATCTCAAGTTATGCTGCAATGCACTTAGGAGATATTGTCTTCTTCGATTTACCAAAAGCTGGAGATGAGTTTAAAAAAGATGATACATTTGCTGCTGTTGAATCAGTAAAATCCGCTTCTGACATCTATATGCCAGTTTCAGGTAAAGTGATTGCAGTAAATGAAGCATTATCAACTGAACCACAATTAGTTAATGATGATCCATTTAACAATTGGATTGTTGAAATTGAATTAACAAATCCATCAGAAGTTAATGATTTACTTAACGTTGACGATTACGAAGCAACATTATAA
- the smpB gene encoding SsrA-binding protein SmpB, giving the protein MKVIATNKRATFEYFIEQKFSAGIQLQGSEVKSIRAGKVSINEAHITFKNGEVFILNMHIAKYDQSSIFNHEETRTRKLLLNKSEINKIIGHKERLGYTVIPLQVQLHQGLIKIEIAIAKGKKLYDKRETIKERDLNREKQQLLKGKYR; this is encoded by the coding sequence ATGAAAGTTATCGCAACAAATAAAAGAGCAACATTTGAATATTTTATAGAACAAAAATTTAGTGCAGGTATTCAACTTCAAGGTAGTGAAGTTAAGAGTATACGTGCTGGTAAAGTGTCTATTAATGAAGCACATATCACTTTCAAAAACGGTGAAGTTTTCATTTTAAATATGCATATTGCAAAGTATGATCAAAGTTCAATTTTTAATCATGAAGAAACTAGAACAAGAAAATTGCTCTTAAATAAGAGTGAAATTAATAAAATTATTGGTCATAAAGAGCGTTTAGGCTATACAGTGATTCCACTTCAAGTACAATTACATCAAGGTCTCATTAAAATAGAGATTGCTATCGCTAAGGGGAAAAAGTTATATGATAAACGCGAAACAATCAAAGAAAGAGATTTAAATAGAGAAAAGCAACAACTATTAAAGGGGAAGTATAGATGA